One stretch of Chiloscyllium plagiosum isolate BGI_BamShark_2017 chromosome 17, ASM401019v2, whole genome shotgun sequence DNA includes these proteins:
- the LOC122558449 gene encoding leukotriene B4 receptor 1-like — MEFNSSSPEQNAIDMSLEEKIVMGFALSMVFLVGVPGNFMVIWTIRSHIKKRSATIQLVLNLALADLLTVLIVPVIIYEITAECLPASLSWMPKTTTYLLLVFMYVSVFTITAISVLRLLAVLHIFTLQDLQRRATTEKIIAALWAVALLSAGPAFTGSQLHQGCAEKFGLRHEAAYILGNLLGFDIPLIVMCLCYALVVRRLKQMAFRTKRRGAVLLMRVLVAFILCWLPWNITNVLLICSYHTTGHTREALLKTVSDLKAFTTILAFVNSCINPILYAFTFQNFQIGFKMSNIAKLFEEMNSSFKEKSDKSAVDLAEQSTALNK, encoded by the coding sequence ATGGAATTCAACTCTTCATCTCCGGAACAGAACGCTATTGATATGAGTCTGGAAGAGAAGATTGTGATGGGCTTTGCTCTCAGCATGGTCTTTCTTGTGGGAGTGCCGGGAAACTTCATGGTGATCTGGACAATCCGGAGCCACATTAAAAAACGCTCTGCGACCATCCAGCTGGTGTTGAACCTGGCGCTAGCCGATCTCCTCACCGTGCTGATAGTGCCAGTCATTATCTATGAGATTACCGCCGAGTGCTTGCCCGCTTCTCTCTCCTGGATGCCAAAAACGACAACCTACCTCCTCCTGGTCTTCATGTATGTCAGTGTGTTCACAATCACGGCGATAAGCGTCCTGCGACTGCTGGCTGTCCTGCACATATTCACTCTGCAGGACTTGCAGAGGCGAGCAACCACTGAGAAGATCATTGCTGCTCTCTGGGCTGTAGCTCTGCTTTCTGCTGGCCCCGCGTTTACAGGCTCCCAGTTACACCAAGGCTGTGCGGAGAAATTCGGCTTGCGGCACGAAGCAGCTTATATTTTGGGGAATCTGTTGGGCTTTGACATTCCCTTAATTGTAATGTGTCTCTGTTACGCACTTGTAGTGAGAAGATTAAAGCAAATGGCCTTCAGAACCAAAAGGAGAGGCGCAGTGCTACTTATGAGAGTTCTGGTGGCCTTCATACTCTGCTGGCTTCCCTGGAACATCACTAATGTCCTGCTCATCTGTTCTTATCACACAACTGGCCACACCAGAGAGGCATTACTCAAAACCGTTTCAGACTTGAAAGCTTTCACGACAATTTTAGCCTTTGTCAACAGCTGCATCAACCCCATTCTCTATGCAttcactttccagaattttcaaATCGGATTCAAGATGTCCAATATTGCGAAGCTCTTTGAAGAAATGAACAGCAGTTTCAAGGAGAAATCGGACAAATCAGCAGTTGACTTGGCAGAGCAAAGTACTGCACTAAATAAATGA